The Williamsia sp. DF01-3 genome has a window encoding:
- the purL gene encoding phosphoribosylformylglycinamidine synthase subunit PurL codes for MSADVDTVSVAADTPDQPQPFRELGLKDDEYQRIREILGRRPTAAELAMYSVMWSEHCSYKSSKVHLRYFGETTTDEMRSSMLAGIGENAGVVDIGDGWAVTFKVESHNHPSYVEPYQGAATGVGGIVRDIMAMGARPIAVMDQLRFGAADAPDTRRVVDGVVRGVGGYGNSLGLPNIGGETVFDASYAGNPLVNALCAGVMRVEDLHLAFASGAGNKIILFGARTGLDGIGGVSVLASETFDDSAGGRPKKLPAVQVGDPFTEKVLIECCLDLYKAGIVIGIQDLGGAGLSCATSELAAAGDGGMRIELEKVPMRATGMTPAEVLSSESQERMCAVVAPENVDAFMEVCAKWDVLATVIGEVTDGEHLEITWHGATVVDVPPRTVAHEGPVYNRPLARPDWQDDVIASTTKDLTRPATADELRSTLLQMISSPALCSRRFITEQYDRYVRGNTVLAEHADSGMIRIDESSGRGIALSTDASGRYTYLDPYRGAQLALAEAYRNVAVSGATPKAVTNCLNFGSPEDPAVMWQFQQAVRGLADGCAQLGIPVTGGNVSFYNQTGATPILPTPVVGVLGVIDDVRRRIPTGFGTEPGETLILLGETHDEFDGSIWSQVMHDHLGGTPPAVDLERERLLADILTAASRDGLVSAAHDLSEGGLAQAVVEGALAGETGCRILLPEGADPFVWLFSESSGRVLVAVPRTEETRFTGMLDARQMPWTRIGVVDQGSDSVEIQDQFSIPLTELRETFEATLPALFG; via the coding sequence GTGAGTGCAGACGTAGATACCGTTTCCGTCGCCGCCGATACCCCCGACCAGCCCCAGCCGTTTCGTGAGCTGGGCCTCAAGGACGACGAGTATCAGCGGATCCGTGAGATCTTGGGCCGCCGGCCGACCGCCGCCGAACTGGCCATGTATTCGGTGATGTGGTCCGAGCATTGCTCGTACAAGTCATCCAAGGTGCATCTGAGGTATTTCGGCGAGACCACCACCGACGAGATGCGCTCCTCGATGCTCGCGGGCATCGGTGAGAACGCCGGTGTGGTCGACATCGGCGACGGCTGGGCTGTCACCTTCAAGGTGGAATCGCACAACCATCCGTCGTATGTCGAGCCCTACCAGGGCGCGGCCACCGGAGTCGGCGGCATCGTCCGCGACATCATGGCCATGGGTGCACGCCCGATCGCAGTCATGGACCAGCTGCGGTTCGGAGCCGCCGACGCTCCGGACACCCGCCGGGTGGTCGACGGCGTGGTGCGTGGTGTCGGCGGTTACGGCAACTCCCTGGGTCTGCCGAACATCGGCGGTGAGACGGTGTTCGACGCGTCGTACGCCGGGAACCCGTTGGTGAATGCGCTCTGCGCGGGTGTCATGCGAGTCGAGGATCTGCACCTGGCTTTCGCCTCCGGTGCGGGCAACAAGATCATCCTGTTCGGTGCGCGCACCGGTCTCGACGGGATCGGCGGTGTGTCGGTGCTCGCGTCGGAGACCTTCGACGACAGCGCTGGTGGGCGTCCGAAGAAGCTGCCGGCGGTCCAGGTCGGCGATCCGTTCACCGAGAAGGTTCTGATCGAGTGTTGTCTTGATCTGTACAAGGCAGGCATCGTCATCGGCATCCAGGACCTCGGTGGTGCCGGATTATCGTGTGCGACATCCGAATTGGCTGCTGCCGGTGACGGCGGCATGCGCATCGAGCTGGAGAAGGTCCCGATGAGGGCCACCGGGATGACCCCGGCCGAGGTGCTCTCGAGCGAGTCGCAGGAACGCATGTGTGCCGTGGTGGCGCCGGAGAACGTCGACGCGTTCATGGAGGTCTGCGCCAAGTGGGATGTGCTGGCGACGGTCATCGGCGAGGTCACCGACGGTGAGCACCTCGAGATCACCTGGCACGGCGCGACCGTTGTCGACGTACCGCCCCGCACTGTGGCGCACGAGGGTCCGGTGTACAACCGCCCGCTCGCCCGGCCGGACTGGCAGGATGACGTGATCGCTTCCACCACAAAGGACTTGACGCGCCCGGCAACCGCCGACGAACTGCGCTCGACCTTGCTGCAGATGATCTCCTCGCCCGCGTTGTGCAGCCGCCGCTTCATCACCGAGCAGTACGACCGCTACGTGCGGGGCAACACCGTGCTGGCCGAACATGCGGACTCGGGGATGATCCGGATCGACGAGTCGTCGGGCCGCGGTATCGCGCTGTCCACCGATGCGTCGGGTCGCTACACCTACCTCGATCCCTATCGCGGCGCGCAGCTCGCGTTGGCCGAGGCATACCGCAACGTCGCGGTCAGCGGCGCGACCCCGAAGGCCGTCACCAACTGCCTGAACTTCGGGTCACCCGAGGATCCGGCCGTCATGTGGCAGTTCCAGCAGGCCGTGCGCGGATTGGCTGATGGCTGTGCGCAATTGGGCATCCCGGTCACCGGCGGGAACGTGAGTTTCTACAATCAGACCGGTGCGACACCCATCCTGCCGACGCCGGTCGTCGGGGTACTGGGTGTGATCGACGACGTGCGCCGTCGCATCCCGACCGGTTTCGGTACCGAGCCGGGGGAGACCTTGATCCTGCTCGGCGAGACCCACGACGAGTTCGACGGGTCGATCTGGTCGCAGGTGATGCACGACCACCTCGGTGGCACGCCGCCTGCTGTCGACCTCGAGCGTGAGCGTCTCCTGGCCGACATCCTCACCGCAGCGTCGCGCGATGGCCTGGTGTCCGCTGCGCACGACCTGTCCGAGGGTGGCCTCGCGCAGGCCGTCGTCGAGGGCGCACTCGCGGGCGAGACCGGTTGCCGGATCTTGCTCCCCGAAGGCGCTGACCCGTTCGTGTGGCTGTTCTCCGAGTCGTCGGGCCGAGTTCTGGTCGCGGTGCCGCGTACCGAGGAAACCCGGTTCACCGGCATGCTCGACGCGCGGCAGATGCCGTGGACTCGCATCGGCGTGGTGGATCAGGGAAGCGATTCGGTCGAGATCCAGGATCAGTTCTCGATCCCGCTGACCGAATTGCGCGAGACCTTCGAAGCGACGCTCCCAGCCCTCTTCGGCTAG
- a CDS encoding MarR family transcriptional regulator, which translates to MFDTELTNLADAIRPTMARVYLTIRRRSPFGEYTAAQGSTLATLAEHGPMRMGELARREGVRMPTVTAAVDVLVGHGLLRRDPDPDDRRAVQVSITDDGRREMAQLQSARNEVLARAMAGMTDDELRALRAAVPALRSLRAQLESLDESSALTI; encoded by the coding sequence GTGTTCGACACTGAGCTGACCAACCTGGCCGACGCCATCCGCCCGACGATGGCTCGGGTGTATCTGACGATCCGCCGGCGGTCACCGTTCGGCGAATACACCGCGGCGCAGGGCTCCACCCTGGCGACCCTGGCAGAGCACGGCCCGATGCGGATGGGAGAACTGGCCCGCCGCGAGGGAGTGCGGATGCCGACCGTGACAGCGGCCGTGGATGTGCTGGTCGGTCACGGCCTGCTTCGTCGCGACCCCGATCCCGATGACCGTCGGGCGGTGCAGGTGAGCATCACCGACGACGGGCGTCGCGAGATGGCGCAGCTGCAGTCGGCGCGCAATGAGGTGCTCGCCCGAGCGATGGCGGGCATGACCGACGACGAGTTGCGAGCCCTCCGGGCCGCTGTCCCCGCCTTGAGGTCGCTGCGCGCACAACTGGAGAGTCTCGATGAGTCGAGTGCCCTCACGATTTGA
- a CDS encoding MFS transporter, with translation MTTGQADSSQVAEHHGFLDAVRGQPVAVWATAFAAVIAFMGIGLVDPILPEIAKQLDAGADQVTLLFAVYMGVQVFAMLITGYSSYRFGPKRTLIAGLAFIVVAAGVSATANGIGELIALRVAWGLGNALFMATALAFIVGSARGGQHGAILLYEAALGVGLAVGPLLGAILGEWTWRAPFAGTAVLMAIGALLCAMKLSKDGPATARPKVGIADPLRALRNRRLLVTGIGSAFYTAGFFTVIAWAPIVLDMRPIFLGLVFVGWGLCVALSGVTLAPRVVEALGERLGVITAVGVFGIVMAVAAIGTAGDLKPLVMAAIIVSGIPSGVLNTALTGMAMAAGTGPRSVSSAGYNFLRWMGAAVSALLVAHLAEWFGTNAAPYWFAVGYSVIAVAAIAVVGTQSEPETAAATERRLEEAALVGAEEM, from the coding sequence ATGACAACAGGGCAAGCTGATTCGTCACAGGTTGCTGAACACCACGGATTTCTGGACGCAGTTCGCGGGCAGCCGGTTGCGGTGTGGGCCACGGCATTCGCCGCCGTCATCGCATTCATGGGTATCGGTCTCGTAGACCCGATCCTGCCGGAGATCGCCAAGCAACTCGATGCAGGCGCCGATCAGGTCACTCTGCTGTTCGCGGTGTACATGGGTGTGCAGGTGTTCGCGATGCTGATCACCGGATACAGCTCGTACCGCTTCGGACCCAAACGCACACTCATCGCCGGGCTCGCTTTCATCGTTGTCGCAGCGGGTGTTTCGGCAACCGCAAACGGAATCGGCGAGCTGATTGCCCTGCGGGTGGCGTGGGGGTTGGGCAACGCCCTGTTCATGGCGACAGCACTCGCCTTCATCGTGGGATCGGCCCGCGGCGGACAACACGGTGCGATCCTGCTCTACGAGGCCGCCCTCGGGGTCGGGCTTGCGGTCGGGCCGCTGCTCGGCGCGATTCTCGGCGAATGGACGTGGCGCGCCCCCTTTGCCGGTACGGCGGTGCTCATGGCGATCGGCGCCTTGCTCTGCGCGATGAAGCTGTCGAAGGATGGTCCGGCCACTGCGCGCCCCAAGGTGGGTATCGCAGACCCGTTGCGTGCGTTGCGAAATCGTAGGCTCCTGGTGACAGGTATCGGCTCGGCGTTTTATACGGCCGGATTCTTCACCGTGATCGCCTGGGCGCCGATCGTTTTGGACATGCGACCGATCTTCCTGGGGCTGGTGTTTGTCGGATGGGGCCTCTGCGTCGCGCTCAGCGGCGTGACGCTCGCACCCCGGGTGGTCGAGGCCCTCGGCGAACGGCTCGGCGTGATCACTGCTGTCGGTGTCTTCGGCATCGTGATGGCTGTTGCGGCCATCGGAACGGCCGGTGACCTGAAGCCGTTGGTGATGGCCGCCATCATCGTCTCGGGGATTCCGTCCGGTGTGCTGAACACTGCGCTGACCGGCATGGCGATGGCGGCCGGAACCGGTCCGCGGTCGGTGTCGAGTGCCGGATACAACTTCTTGCGCTGGATGGGTGCGGCGGTGTCGGCGCTGTTGGTGGCCCATCTCGCGGAGTGGTTCGGCACCAACGCGGCCCCGTACTGGTTTGCCGTGGGCTACAGCGTGATCGCGGTCGCCGCCATCGCAGTGGTGGGGACGCAGTCGGAGCCCGAGACCGCTGCCGCCACCGAACGCCGACTCGAGGAAGCCGCGCTGGTGGGCGCCGAAGAGATGTAG
- a CDS encoding diacylglycerol kinase has protein sequence MALRVVVWSTGTIGKLAIAGVLARPELELVGVWVSNPDKVGKDVGELAGLGRELGIAASGDKEELLALRPDCIVHGAMTDDRIMESVDDLISFLEAGVNVVSSGPVALVYPDGVFPDDFNERIRAAARAGNASLHVNGIDPGFANDVLPLAMTSLSKRIDELRVAEIADYSTYYQPMTMTELFGFGKPMDHQSMLWMPGVLSLAWGPVVRQLAAGLDLTLDEPLVERIDRRPAEEDYDIASCHIAKGTMAAVRFEVIGTVNGSERIILEHVTRTRADAQPEWPIPSHGDGCYRIEITGDPVMTVDFVHHGENGDHNDSGMLVTAMRLVNAVQAVVEAQPGLLTALDLPQITGRGLVTKD, from the coding sequence GTGGCGTTACGTGTAGTGGTCTGGTCAACCGGCACGATCGGGAAGCTGGCGATAGCGGGTGTGCTCGCCCGCCCCGAACTCGAACTCGTCGGGGTCTGGGTGTCGAACCCCGACAAGGTCGGCAAGGACGTCGGCGAGCTCGCCGGCCTGGGTCGTGAACTGGGAATCGCTGCCAGCGGAGACAAAGAAGAACTGCTGGCGCTGCGCCCCGACTGCATCGTGCACGGCGCCATGACCGACGACCGCATCATGGAATCGGTCGACGACCTGATCAGCTTCCTCGAAGCAGGGGTCAACGTGGTCTCGTCCGGACCGGTCGCGCTGGTCTATCCGGACGGCGTGTTCCCCGACGACTTCAACGAGCGCATACGCGCCGCAGCACGAGCGGGCAACGCCAGCCTCCACGTCAACGGCATCGATCCGGGTTTCGCCAACGACGTCCTGCCGCTGGCGATGACGTCGTTGTCCAAGCGGATAGACGAACTGCGAGTGGCCGAGATCGCCGACTACTCCACGTACTACCAGCCCATGACGATGACCGAGCTGTTCGGTTTCGGCAAACCCATGGACCACCAGTCGATGCTCTGGATGCCGGGGGTGCTGTCGTTGGCGTGGGGTCCCGTCGTGCGGCAACTGGCTGCCGGTCTCGACCTCACCCTCGATGAGCCCCTCGTGGAGCGGATCGACCGCCGACCTGCCGAAGAGGACTACGACATCGCGTCGTGCCACATCGCCAAGGGGACGATGGCTGCGGTGCGGTTCGAGGTCATCGGCACCGTCAACGGATCCGAGCGCATCATTCTCGAACACGTCACCCGGACCAGGGCCGATGCCCAACCCGAGTGGCCGATCCCCAGTCACGGCGACGGCTGCTACCGCATCGAGATCACCGGCGATCCGGTGATGACGGTCGACTTCGTGCACCACGGCGAGAACGGCGATCACAACGATTCCGGAATGCTGGTCACCGCAATGCGTTTGGTGAACGCCGTCCAGGCCGTGGTGGAGGCCCAGCCCGGTCTGCTGACCGCGTTGGACCTCCCGCAGATCACCGGTCGAGGATTGGTCACCAAGGACTGA
- a CDS encoding NAD-dependent epimerase/dehydratase family protein: MKAAVTGAAGFVGRNLVDRLVADGHSVVAIDRHHPVDVADHGAVSWVSADILDPESITEALTGVDVVFHLVAVITLRHTDDNAWRINTEGVRNVAEAALAVGARRMVHCSSIHSYDQYTCGGVIDETSSRSDNTELPVYDRSKWAGEQELRKVIDRGLDGVICNPTAVIGPVDHTPFSRINGMLLDSARGRVPALVTGGFDLIDVRDVAAGLIAAAEHGRTGENYLLTGQMVTMLEAFQMVAREAGRRGPAFAFPMSMVKAILPVAEPICRLFKSDLMSKAALGSLEASPVVDGTKARTELGHSPRPVDETMRDFVTFMVAEGQLKVAGSKASADTGATPAAI, from the coding sequence ATGAAAGCAGCAGTCACCGGAGCCGCAGGATTTGTGGGCCGCAATCTCGTCGACCGTCTCGTCGCCGACGGTCATTCCGTCGTCGCCATCGACAGACACCACCCCGTCGATGTCGCCGACCACGGTGCGGTCAGCTGGGTGAGCGCCGACATCCTCGATCCCGAATCGATCACCGAGGCACTGACCGGAGTGGACGTGGTGTTCCACCTGGTCGCGGTGATCACGCTGCGCCACACCGACGACAACGCCTGGCGGATCAACACCGAAGGTGTCCGCAACGTCGCAGAAGCAGCCCTGGCCGTAGGTGCCCGGCGCATGGTGCACTGCAGTTCGATCCACTCGTACGACCAGTACACCTGCGGTGGTGTCATCGACGAGACATCAAGCCGATCGGATAACACCGAACTGCCGGTCTACGACAGGTCGAAATGGGCAGGTGAACAAGAGCTGCGCAAGGTCATCGACCGCGGACTGGACGGCGTGATCTGCAACCCGACCGCCGTGATCGGCCCGGTGGACCACACCCCGTTCTCACGCATCAACGGGATGCTGCTGGATTCGGCGCGTGGCCGCGTGCCCGCACTGGTCACCGGAGGATTCGATCTCATCGACGTGCGCGATGTCGCGGCCGGCCTGATCGCCGCGGCCGAGCACGGCCGGACCGGCGAGAACTATCTGCTCACCGGGCAGATGGTCACCATGCTCGAGGCGTTCCAGATGGTCGCCCGAGAAGCAGGGCGTCGCGGACCGGCATTCGCGTTCCCGATGAGCATGGTGAAGGCCATCCTGCCGGTCGCCGAGCCCATTTGCCGACTCTTCAAATCCGATCTGATGTCGAAGGCGGCGCTCGGGTCCCTCGAGGCCTCCCCGGTGGTCGATGGCACCAAGGCCCGCACCGAGCTCGGTCACTCGCCGAGGCCGGTCGACGAGACGATGCGCGACTTCGTGACCTTCATGGTGGCGGAGGGGCAGCTCAAAGTCGCCGGGAGCAAGGCTTCGGCCGACACCGGCGCCACACCGGCGGCCATCTGA
- a CDS encoding phytanoyl-CoA dioxygenase family protein has product MTIVTAGPGVYGPDDVEGLLWFYDMHGYVVLRGLLDEAATAAIEAECVDAQRKVVSGELDDRYGSTVFLDEAAKADKFANYVEYISELSPAVDAAITHPVLIDIMKQLVGESCWIRAHEQNGVVYQDARPGRESGYTRIGWHSDWQASPSLDVWPSTAFTVHIDGTSPANGFLRVVPGSHLWATPAPYRNANGVSVPSTARPSGGRTDRTPPFEMPLGFEKIRGEVGVYAERGDIILHDAYLWHSAARATDDAALRRHVRGGYFGGVKPAAGVEEFIKNAAR; this is encoded by the coding sequence ATGACAATTGTGACCGCAGGCCCCGGCGTATACGGACCCGACGACGTCGAGGGGCTCCTCTGGTTCTACGACATGCACGGCTACGTCGTGTTGCGGGGATTGCTCGACGAAGCCGCGACGGCTGCGATCGAAGCGGAGTGTGTCGACGCCCAGCGCAAGGTGGTGTCCGGGGAACTCGACGACCGCTACGGCTCGACTGTGTTCCTCGATGAGGCGGCCAAGGCCGACAAGTTCGCCAACTACGTCGAGTACATCAGCGAGCTGTCGCCCGCGGTCGACGCCGCGATCACCCACCCCGTGCTGATCGACATCATGAAACAGCTCGTCGGCGAATCGTGTTGGATCCGGGCCCACGAACAGAACGGCGTGGTGTACCAAGATGCCCGGCCCGGAAGGGAATCTGGCTACACGCGTATCGGTTGGCACTCCGACTGGCAGGCGAGCCCCAGCCTCGATGTCTGGCCGAGCACTGCCTTCACCGTGCACATCGACGGCACCAGCCCGGCGAATGGATTCCTGCGCGTGGTGCCGGGAAGTCACCTGTGGGCGACCCCTGCGCCGTATCGCAATGCCAACGGGGTGTCGGTGCCGTCGACGGCGCGACCCTCGGGCGGCCGCACCGACCGCACACCACCGTTCGAGATGCCGCTCGGATTCGAGAAGATCCGCGGTGAGGTGGGCGTCTACGCCGAACGTGGCGACATCATCTTGCACGACGCCTACCTCTGGCATTCCGCAGCCCGGGCCACCGACGATGCCGCACTGCGCAGGCACGTGCGTGGCGGTTACTTCGGCGGCGTGAAACCTGCTGCCGGCGTCGAGGAATTCATCAAGAACGCGGCACGGTAG
- a CDS encoding glutamate-cysteine ligase family protein: protein MGTDVNTQEFSREDRRLFREQVGRCTEAVARMLANGLFTDQGNPPQPLLGMEVELNLVDRAMNPAMSNATVLEAIADPDYQTELGQFNIEINVSPRPFVGGDTVSLEQALRDSLNRAEERAAGTDNHLVMIGMLPTLRQEHFAHQWISANPRYDLLNQQIFAARGEDIELDITGVPLTPGAESERLHTSIDSILPEAACTSLQLHLRVAPEDFADHWNAAQAIAGVQVALAGNSPFLAGRALWHESRIPVFQQATDTRPQELINQGVRPRVWFGERWITTIFDLFEENTRYFPSLLPVVSDDDPLEQLEAGTIPELTELRMHNGTVYRWNRPVYDVVDGHAHLRIENRVLPAGPTVVDIMANASFYYGVLRGLVDAERPLWSQMSFDAAAENLQAASRDGIDAQLYWPTLGWVRPDELVLRKLLPLADEGLQAFGVSSDARDRYLSVIEGRALNRQTGSVWQRASVQAREQAGDSREEALAGMLREYIERMHDGAPVHTWDL from the coding sequence ATGGGCACGGATGTGAACACCCAAGAGTTCAGCCGCGAGGACCGCCGACTGTTCCGCGAACAGGTCGGGCGATGCACCGAGGCTGTCGCCCGAATGCTGGCGAACGGGCTCTTCACCGATCAGGGCAATCCACCCCAGCCGTTGCTCGGCATGGAGGTCGAACTCAACCTCGTCGATCGGGCGATGAACCCGGCGATGTCGAATGCCACTGTGCTCGAGGCGATCGCCGACCCCGACTACCAAACCGAGTTGGGCCAGTTCAACATCGAGATCAACGTGTCGCCCCGCCCATTCGTCGGCGGCGACACCGTGTCGTTGGAGCAGGCTCTGCGTGATTCACTCAACCGCGCCGAGGAACGCGCGGCCGGCACCGACAACCACCTGGTGATGATCGGTATGCTGCCGACGTTGCGCCAGGAACACTTTGCGCATCAATGGATTTCAGCCAATCCCCGGTACGATCTGCTGAACCAGCAGATCTTCGCGGCCCGCGGCGAGGACATCGAACTCGACATCACCGGAGTCCCACTGACCCCCGGCGCCGAATCCGAACGGCTGCACACCTCGATCGACTCGATCTTGCCCGAGGCGGCATGTACGTCACTGCAGCTGCATCTGCGGGTGGCACCTGAGGATTTCGCAGATCACTGGAACGCGGCACAGGCGATCGCAGGTGTACAGGTGGCACTGGCAGGCAATTCGCCTTTCCTGGCAGGCCGGGCACTCTGGCATGAAAGCCGCATCCCGGTGTTCCAGCAGGCCACCGACACCCGGCCACAAGAACTCATCAATCAGGGCGTCCGTCCGCGCGTGTGGTTCGGAGAGCGTTGGATCACAACGATTTTCGACCTCTTCGAGGAGAACACCCGATACTTCCCGTCGCTGCTGCCGGTGGTCTCCGACGACGACCCCCTCGAACAGCTCGAGGCGGGGACCATCCCCGAACTGACAGAGTTGCGCATGCACAACGGCACCGTCTACCGCTGGAACCGTCCGGTGTACGACGTGGTCGACGGTCACGCGCATCTGCGCATCGAGAACCGGGTATTGCCTGCAGGACCGACCGTTGTCGACATCATGGCCAATGCCTCGTTCTATTACGGCGTGCTGCGTGGCCTGGTCGACGCCGAACGGCCACTGTGGTCGCAGATGTCGTTTGATGCCGCGGCCGAGAACCTGCAGGCTGCATCACGTGACGGGATCGACGCGCAACTGTATTGGCCGACGCTCGGCTGGGTACGACCCGACGAGCTCGTTCTGCGAAAGTTGTTGCCGCTGGCCGACGAAGGGCTACAGGCGTTCGGCGTGAGCTCCGACGCCCGCGACCGCTACCTCTCGGTCATCGAGGGACGTGCCCTCAATCGGCAGACCGGCTCGGTGTGGCAACGTGCCTCGGTGCAGGCACGCGAGCAGGCCGGCGACAGCCGCGAGGAGGCGCTGGCTGGAATGCTGCGCGAGTACATAGAACGCATGCATGACGGCGCTCCCGTGCACACCTGGGATCTGTAA
- a CDS encoding ABC-F family ATP-binding cassette domain-containing protein: protein MSATLHAAGLSAGHGERTLFSDLDLTVAEGDVFGLVGANGAGKSTLLTLLAGQGTADFDGTITLSPPDAEVGYLAQEAEFVSGESVRQFLCRRVGVAQAQSAMDEAAAALADGGDDLYSPALERWLHLGGADFDERAEQVTSELGLTIDLDAPMTTLSGGQVARVGLAALLLSRYDILLLDEPTNDLDLDGLDQLENFVRGARTPLVIVSHDREFLARTVTGIIELDLAQQQVSVYSGGYEAFLVEREVARQHARDAYDQYADTKNALTERAQMQRGWMEHGVRNARRKSKDNDKMGRAVRLESTEKQAAKARQTQRRIERLDEVAEPRKEWELRMEIATAPRSGTVVATLNDAAVVRDGFTLGPISTQVNVGDRIVITGANGSGKSTLLGLLLGTVTPDQGTAALGAGVLVGEVDQARALFIGETPLADAFAVQVPDLTEADVRTLLAKFGLRGHHVTRPADSLSPGERTRAALALLQARGVNLLVLDEPTNHLDLPAIEQLEQAVESFSGTVLLVTHDRRMLARVRSTRKWRLDAGRLSETLA, encoded by the coding sequence ATCAGCGCCACCCTGCACGCCGCCGGACTGTCCGCAGGTCACGGTGAGCGGACGTTGTTCTCCGATCTGGACCTGACCGTTGCGGAGGGCGACGTGTTCGGGCTGGTCGGCGCCAACGGTGCCGGCAAGTCGACGCTCCTCACGCTGCTCGCCGGCCAGGGCACGGCCGACTTCGACGGCACGATCACGCTCAGTCCCCCGGATGCCGAGGTCGGCTACCTGGCCCAGGAGGCCGAGTTCGTCTCCGGGGAGTCGGTCCGGCAGTTTCTGTGCCGCAGGGTGGGGGTGGCGCAGGCGCAATCGGCGATGGACGAGGCCGCCGCCGCACTGGCGGACGGCGGCGACGACCTGTATTCGCCGGCACTCGAACGCTGGCTGCACCTGGGTGGGGCGGACTTCGACGAGCGCGCCGAACAGGTCACCTCGGAGCTGGGCCTGACGATCGACCTGGACGCACCGATGACCACCCTGTCGGGTGGACAGGTGGCCAGGGTCGGACTGGCCGCGTTGTTGTTGTCCCGCTACGACATCCTCCTTCTCGACGAACCGACCAACGACCTCGACCTCGACGGGCTCGATCAACTCGAGAACTTCGTCCGCGGTGCTCGCACACCGCTGGTGATCGTCAGCCACGATAGGGAGTTCCTGGCCCGGACCGTCACGGGCATCATCGAACTGGACCTCGCCCAGCAGCAGGTATCGGTCTATTCCGGCGGCTACGAAGCGTTCCTCGTCGAACGCGAGGTAGCCCGTCAGCATGCGCGCGACGCGTACGACCAATACGCCGACACCAAGAACGCGTTGACCGAACGTGCACAGATGCAGCGCGGCTGGATGGAGCACGGTGTGCGCAACGCGCGCCGTAAGTCCAAGGACAACGACAAGATGGGTCGCGCAGTCCGGTTGGAGTCGACCGAGAAGCAGGCGGCCAAGGCCAGGCAGACGCAGCGCCGCATCGAGCGCCTCGACGAGGTGGCCGAACCCAGGAAAGAGTGGGAGCTGCGGATGGAGATCGCCACCGCTCCACGGTCGGGCACCGTGGTGGCCACCCTCAACGACGCGGCCGTCGTCCGCGACGGCTTCACCCTCGGGCCCATCAGCACACAGGTCAACGTCGGCGACCGCATCGTGATCACCGGAGCCAACGGTTCTGGCAAATCAACCCTTCTCGGGCTACTCCTGGGCACCGTCACCCCGGACCAGGGCACGGCTGCATTGGGCGCGGGAGTCCTCGTGGGCGAGGTGGATCAGGCGCGTGCATTGTTCATCGGCGAGACCCCACTGGCCGACGCTTTCGCCGTGCAGGTCCCCGATCTCACCGAGGCCGACGTGCGCACCCTGCTCGCCAAGTTCGGTCTGCGCGGTCACCACGTGACGCGGCCGGCCGATTCGCTGTCGCCCGGTGAACGCACCCGCGCTGCCCTGGCGCTGTTGCAGGCCCGCGGGGTGAACCTGCTGGTACTCGACGAACCGACCAACCACCTGGACCTGCCGGCCATAGAGCAGCTGGAGCAGGCAGTCGAGTCGTTCTCCGGGACAGTCCTGTTGGTCACGCACGACAGACGGATGCTGGCCAGGGTGCGCTCGACACGCAAATGGCGCCTGGACGCAGGCCGGTTGTCGGAGACTCTGGCCTGA